The DNA sequence CTAATATTTTTATTGTGCTAATCCAATCAATACATCAACAGAAGCAGCTTCCGGAGTTGCATCGAAGTTTTCTTTGATGTCTGTAAAATACTTTAAAGCATCTTCTTTTTGACCTAAAGCCAAAGCAGTTTTACCGGCTTTTAGCAAGAAACGAGGTGTTGTAAAATCGTTTTTATTAGATTCAGCCGCTTTTACATAATAGCTTAAAGCTTCTTTTTGTTGATTTTTTTGAGAGTAAGCATCTCCGATTGCTCCTTTAGCCAAAGCACTTAAAATCAAATCTTCTGATTTAAAGTCCCCTAAATATTTAATAGCATCGTCAAATTTACCTGTATTCAAATAAGCCATACCTGCATAGTAGTTTGCTAAGTTTCCGGCATCAGTTCCAGAATATTCGTCAGCAATTTTAACAAATCCGAATTTCCCTTCAGAACCGTTTAATGCCAATTTGTATAAAGAATCACTAGCTACACCGTCTGTTGCTTTTTGAAAATTTTGTTGAGCAACAAACATTTCGTTTGCAGCCTCATCTTGTTTAGGCGCTTCAATAAATTTTTGGTAAGCCAAATATCCAATTGTCGCAACCGCAATACCGGCAACTAAACCAATAATGATTTTTTGATTTTTAGCAACCCAATCCTCAGTTTTAGAAGCAGTTTCATCTAACTTAGAAAAAACACCAGCTGTTGTGCTGTCTTTCTCGTCAATGATTACTTGTTGTTCCTCATTTACTTCTTTAACTTCCTTTTCTTTTGGTGCTTTATATCCTCTTTTATTGTAAGTAGCCATTTAAAATTAATTTAGTGAACGGCAAAAATAAAATTTTTATTGAAACCGACGTAAAAAAAATCAATTTTATCACTATTTTAGAAAAAATAATTTCAAATCTCCTAAGTCCTTCCACTTCAGCAACAAAATAATTCATCCTCAAAAGCACTAAAAGTCTTTTATATCGATATTTTTCGATAATTTGCACCCTCAAATTTTATGGTTTCCAAACCTGGCTTATCTCTGCTCAAACTATTGTTTTTGCTACAGATTTCACCAATTATCACTGATTTAAAAAGACCAAAAAGAAGTTTTAACAAACCAGTTCTTTCAAATCGGAGGCAGAAAAAACGAATCTGAAAGAAAAAGTACTGCTACAGAACAACCAATTTTATCCTTAGAGCTTAAAAATGCATTTAAACAAAATCTCTTTATTCAATTATAAAAATTTCTCCGAAGTCAGTTTT is a window from the Flavobacterium cupriresistens genome containing:
- a CDS encoding tetratricopeptide repeat protein, which encodes MATYNKRGYKAPKEKEVKEVNEEQQVIIDEKDSTTAGVFSKLDETASKTEDWVAKNQKIIIGLVAGIAVATIGYLAYQKFIEAPKQDEAANEMFVAQQNFQKATDGVASDSLYKLALNGSEGKFGFVKIADEYSGTDAGNLANYYAGMAYLNTGKFDDAIKYLGDFKSEDLILSALAKGAIGDAYSQKNQQKEALSYYVKAAESNKNDFTTPRFLLKAGKTALALGQKEDALKYFTDIKENFDATPEAASVDVLIGLAQ